The window ACCAAGAAAAAGGCTAGTGGAAAAGATGATTTTCATAGAGATAGCCTACACTATAATGAAAAGGGAGATTATTATGTATGCCCTATGGGACAACGCATGGAAAAACAAAACGATAAAAAACAGAGAACTAAATCTGGATATCTTCAATACACCAGTGTCTATCAAGCACAAAACTGTAATGGTTGCCCATTAAGAAGCTTATGCCATAAATCTGCTAACCATAGAACTATACAGCGCAATCATAAATTAGAGCGTCATAAAGAAATAGCTAGGCAGCGACTTAATACTGAGTTAGGAGAACAAAAAAGAATACAGCGCACCGCTGATGTAGAACCAGTTTTTGCTCACATTAAATCTAACCGTAACTTTGAAAGATTTACTCATAAAGGCATCCAAAAAGCTGAATTAGAGTTCGGATTACATGCTTTAGCTCATAACCTTAAGAAGAAAGTGGCATAGACAAGTCTAATCTTATTCGTCCTTATTTAAAATCAAACAAATCTTGAAACAAAATTTACAAATCTTAAAAACCGCCTCATTAATCTAAATGAGACGGCTTCTTTTTAATTCAATAAAGTTGAAAATTCTTTATTTACCTTTTCAGTGCAAAATGTCCTTTAAAGCTTCTCCCATCAGTTAATTCAACGAGGTACCAGTAATCGCTAGATGGCATTGGGTTACCATTATAAGTTCCATCCCATCCTGGTCCTGTGGCACTTATTTGTTTTAGTAATTTACCATAGCGGTCAAAGATGTAGATGCTCGCATCTGGTATCTCACTTACAGCGATCACTTGCCATGTGTCATGGTAACCATCTTGATTAGGTGTAAAATATGGTGGCCCGCCTATAATTACTGCATCCATAGAAACTGTTCCACAACCGTTTTTATCTCTTACGTAGATGGTGTAGAATCCTGGATAAAGATTTGTAAATCTCTGGCTGTCTTGATACACAAAATTGTCAAGTGAGAATTCATAATCACCGCTTCCTGTTACAATCGCAGTAAGTGTATTAGTATTTACTTCAAACTGTCCTACGTCTATACGTTCTATTACCGCCACATCAGATTCTACTACTGTAATCGTTGCCGTACTATCACAACCATCGCTATTAGTAACGGTTACGGTATAATCATCACCTGAAGAAACATCTATAGTTTGTGTCATCTCTCCAGTAGACCATAGGTAGCTAGAATATCCTGGTCCAGCATCGATTGTTTCTGGTACTCCAGCACAAATGGTGTAAGGTCCTTGATTTGCAATCGTAGGTCTTGCAAAGACTTCTATTCTAAAGGTAGAGACATCATAACAATCTTGATTTGAAGCGTTTTCAATTCTCGCATAAATGGTTTGTGCTCTACTCACGTTGGTGTACGGAAAACTTAATGCTCCGGTATCATTATCTGCATCTGCCTGGCTGGTGTGGTAAGTCACATTGAAATCTGCTGTACTTTGACCATTGTAAATGGAAGCATCTTGTGATGTAAAGTCAAATTCTTCAAAACCATCGTTGCTGATATCGTCACATCCTACTAAGTCTATCGCTGTACCAGCAGTAGGCTGCTCGCTTACTGTTAATGTAAAGCTCGTAGTATCTGCACAAACTGGATTTGCAACAGCTTCTATTCTTACAAAAATAGTTTCTGGTGTTGTCGTGCTACTCGCATAAGCAGTATCGTTAGTTATTTGATCAGTTCCCATTCCTGTCATCGCACCATTAGACGTAGTGTGATACGTAATGGTAAAATCACTAGGTGTTTGACCGGCTAATACTTGAGCGTTTGCCATGGTTAGATCAAATACTTCTGATCCATCATTAGAAGGATCATCACAAGTAATCATATCTTGAACAGCATTTGCTGTAGGCGTAGGACTGATCACAAATCGGAATGTCGTTGTGGTGTAACAAGTATCATTATCTGCATTATCAATTCTAGCAAAAATATTAGGTGTTGCGCTAGTTACTGTATAAGGACTGGCAAGTGGCGATGCGTTGTTATCAGCATCGGTTTGAGTAGCGTGATAAGTTACATTAAAACTAGGATTAGTCTGCCCATCCAGAATAGTCATATCAAACTGAGATAAATCTACATTTTCTGTTCCATCATTAGAAGGATCATCACATACTATAATATCAGTAGGAGTTCCTGCTCTAGGCAATGCATCTACAAAAATGTCAAACATCTCTGTATCATAACAACTGCTGTTGGAATTGGTTTCTATTCTTACAAAAAGAGTAGTAGAACCACTGTTGTAAATAGTAGGCAGTGGAGTTGCTCCTCCTACGCTTCCTAAATCAGCATCTGCCTGTGAGGTAAAATACTCAATAGTGAAGTTTGCAGGATTTTGACCTAGTAAAACATCAGTATTTCTGGTGCTTAAATCAAAATCTTCTAAGCTATCATTAGAACTATCGTCACAAATTCTGTATTCAGCTACTGTATTTGCTACCGCTTGTTCATTTAGGATGACGTTAATAGGTGTGACAGCATAGCAGGAAGTATTTGCTGGATTAGTTAGTCTAGCAAAAATTGAATTTGATCCAGACACTACCGTATAAGGGCTTGTTAGCACTGGAGTCCCAGCATCAGCATCAGCACGAGTTGCGTGGTAGGTCACATCAAAGGTTGCCATACTCTGTCCGTTATAGATTAAGGCATCAAATCGTGTGCTTAAATTAATATCTTCTGATCCATCATTGGTATCGTCATCACAAAGCATTAAATCTACAACAGGAGCTTCAACAGGAAGATCGTCCACAATTATATCAAAAAACGTTGTGCTGTGACAACTTCTATTTGCATTGTTTTCAATTCTAACATACATGGTCTGACCACCGCTACTATACATATTGCTTACAGGTGTTGCTCCGCCTACGCTTCCTTGATCAGCTTCTGCTTGAGTTGTGAAATATTCAATATTAAAGTCTGCTGGAACTTGACCTAGCAATACTTCTGGATTTCTAGAAACCAAATCAAATACCTCAGAATTGTTATTTGAAATATCATCACATAAGCGGTAAGTCGCTACTGGGTTTGCTACTGGTACAGGATTTAACTCAACAGTAAACGAGGTCGTATCAAAACAAGGCTCATTATTAGAATTATCAATACGAGCAAAAAAGGTAGTTGTACCAGTTAAGTTGAATGGTGACACCTGATCATTTGCACCAGTATCAGCCTCTGCTTGAGTCAAATGGTAAGTAATTACATAATCAGGGTTAGTTTGTCCATTCAATACCTCTGTGTCAAAATCTGTTAACAAAATATCCTCAGAATTATCATTAAGATCATCACAAACAGCAATATCCATTACCGTATTTGCTGTTGGAGTATCCCACACAAATAAATCAACTTCAGTTGTAGAAGTACATCCACTTGGGCTATTGTCTGCTAATCTAATGTAAATTCTTTCCGTATTGATCGTTGCATTTGTATAAGTCGCAGGGTTCATTATTGGACTTGCTCCAGTACTAGCATCAATAGCACTTGTATGATACGAAATTGTAAACGCTGATGCTGGTAAACCACCCAATACTTCTGGCTCCGTGGAGGTTATATCGAAAACTGAAAATCCGTTATTATCATCATCACAATTTACCAGGTCAGTTGGTCTTGTTGCTCCTGCACCGCTAGCTACAACAACATCAAAAGTAATGCTATCAAAGCAAAGTCTTGAAGTAGCATTTTCATCGTTAGTAATTCTCACATAAACTGGAGTTGTGCCTATAGGAAAATCATAAGGTAAAGTAATTGGGTTTACGTTATTATCTGCTGCATTTTGAGTAAGGTGATAAGAAACTACAAAGTCAGGATTAGTTTGCATGTCTAAGACCTGTGGTGTCTCAACAAGGTCCAAATCTCTAGACTCAATTCCATCTCCATCACTATCACATAAAAATACATCAGCAACTGGATTTGCGATCGGATTAGCATATATGGTAATATCAGACGAAGCAATAAATCTAAATCCACCATTGCGTGCTGTTAATGTTACTGTATAAACACCAGGTCCAGGAAAAGTATGAATTGGATTTACTGTTGTTACCAAAGGACTACCGTCTCCAAAATTCCATGAAACTGTAGTAGTCACACAAAAGTCCGAGGTAGAAGCCTCAAATTGTATAGGAGTTTGATCACAAAAATTAACTTGGTTTCTTGATGTGCCACCACCTCCACCAGACATTGCCTCAAAGGAACTAAATGAAGGTTCAAAAAATGAAGTAATAAAAGGCGGTAACCCTTCTCTAGAATTGTTGTTAAGTGCCAGACCGTCATCGGTGTAGCCTGCCGCAGCACCTACTGCATCAGGTGATCGTACAACACCTAACCACGGCTGACATGCTCTTGCGTGATAAATTTTACCATCAATACCTAATTGTAAAGCACCTCTTTCACTGTTTTGAGCACCATTTGCTGCAAATACGAACGGAGTTGAATTCCAACCACCGCCGCTATTGATATTGTATTGTAGAATTTCTCTATTTACTGCATTGTTGCAACCATTACCATTTGGCGAGGAGTTGGCGTTTAAATAAATTAATTCCGAATTGGGAGAAAATTCTGCTCCATAAAAGTTTGCTATAGCGTTATTTGAGGTAGTTAAGGCTATAGGATTACTAACAATTCCTGTGGCATTATTAAATTCTGCTAAATAAGCGGTTCCAGCAGGTGTAACAGATGTATTTGCCACTTTACTACCATCTGGGGATAACCTTATATAACCTCTATCATCAGTAAGAGTAGAAGTAGGAGGAAGTGTAGAATCTACACCTCTTGAGCTTAAAATAATACCTCCTGCTGCAGGGTAAGCGCTGTAAACACCACCATCTTCAAAAGTAAGAATCCAGTAAAATGTTCCATCATCACTCAAAGTGGCAGTGACCTTTTCTTGAGTATTTTGTTGTATTAATATATCTCGACGACCTGGTACAACGTCTCCGAGACCTGCACGCAAGGACATGTCTACGATACTGTAATTTAATCCTGCAAACTGACTAATAGTAATAACAAAATAACGATCACTCGCACCCAAATCTGGAATTATAATGGCAGATTGTGCACTTGAAGAATTTCCAGATAATCCTGTCCCATTGGGCATAGGGTTTCCATTTCTATCCCATACAGTTGTACCGTCAGAATACATTTGTAAAATACCACATTCATCAGATATCGCGCTACAGCCTTCAGCTGTAGCTAGACTACCAGCAGGAGCCGCCATAGGGGCACCAGAATTAAAGTCTACACTAGCATTATCTCCAAAAAACCACCATGCGGCCTCAAGTTGAGCAAAAGTTAAAATAGGTATAAACAGAAACGTTAGGAGGAGTAATTTTTTCATTGCTTTTTTAGTTTTGAGGGTCGTAATTTAATCTTTTTTTATCAATTCTATGAATGTGTTAAAAAACCGTTGAATTAACCAAAGTTTTATTACGAACATGATAATCTCTAAAAATTAAAGTATCATCCTTGAATTATGAACATTGCTGGCCTTTTATGAATATCTGGTATTTGTTTTTTCCATAAATCCACGGTCATAGTTCTAATAAACTCTGTAGGTAAACTTATGTCGCAAGCAATACATAGTTTGGTTTTTCCATTTAACGATAAAATAAGTTCTTCTATCATTTTATTATTGCGGTATGGAGTTTCTATAAAAGACTGCGATTGATTTTGCTTCAAAGAAATATTCTCAAGCTCTTTAATTTTTTTGCGTCTTTCTTGTTTATCTATAGGTAGGTAACCATTGAATGCAAAGTTCTGGCCATTGAGACCGCTAGACATCATTGCCATGAGTATAGAACTAGGTCCTACTAACGGTTGCACTCGTATACCTTTTTCATGTGCAATTGCAACTACGTCAGCACCAGGATCTGCTATTCCAGGAACACCAGCTTCACTCATTAACCCCATGTTTTTACCTTCAAGACAGGCTTGTAAAAAGGAGGGAAGCTCACTTACTTCAGTGAATTTGTTGATAACTGAAAAATTCAAGCTAGGTTGCGATTTTGAAGGACATATAGATTTAATAAACCTTCTCGCAGTTTTTTCATTTTCCACCACATAATGATCTACCATTTCAATTACTTTTTTAACTGATAATGGCAATACTTCAAGTGGGCTTATCTCGCCTAATGTTACTGGTATAAGAAATAACCTTCCTTTTCCTTCCATAATAATGTTTTTTATTCCGCTTTCGCGAAAGCGGGATTACTACAAATCAATTACTTGATAAACTCTTTTGTAAATTAAATAACTGCTTATGATATGAGTGATTTGATCGCTAGACTCCAAAGGTGTCAAAAGGCTTTTAAGCATTTTTACATCGGTCATTTGAATTCTCAGATTAACGTAAGCATAGCCTAAGACTTTACCATTCACAATAAGAATCACACTGCGCTCGCTAGCTTCTCTACCGCGATCTACTATAATTTTACTTTTATTTTTAAGAGTATATAAGTTTTCAATTTTCTCAATCAAAATATCAGTTGCCTTTCCTGCATCTGCAATATCTATATCTTCTAATTGCTTTTCTATAAAAGTAAGTCCTGACCTGTAACTGGAAAAACTAATTGAATAATCAGGATTGCTTTTTACAGATTTGATATTCAATTGTTGATTTTCATTTTGATCCTTTGAAATATATAGACCGTGTGAGAAATTAGATTTTTTGGGTTTACCATTTAGAAATGGCTTGTGCTTGCGTACTTCAATATATTCTTTTAAAATAGAAATAAGCTGGCTACCAGTTTTTTCATATTTCACTTCAGACACCTGCTTTTGGATAGCCTTAGATTTACCATTTGATCCGGTAAAGAGTTGTGTAACTCTTCTTTTTATATTCTTGCTCTTACTTATATAGATAATTTCATTGTTCTTATTATATATGTAAAAAACACCTGTAGAATTAGGGACATCATCAAGCAGTTCCTTTAAATTGGATTGTAGTTTTAAAGGTTTATGATGTTTTAGGCTTTTTGAGATAATATTTTTATCTATGTCTTTTTGTAGAAGTAATTTAAACAATTTTACAGTCGCTAATGCGTCACCAGTTGCACGATGTCTATCAGTTATAGGAATACCTAACGCTTTAGTTAGTTTTCCAAGATTAAAACTTTCCTGATCTGGAAGTAAAGTTTGCGCTAGTTCAACAGTACAAAGTGTAGGCTTTTGATAATCATATCCCAGCCGCTCAAATTCTAGACGCAGCATTCTATGATCAAATTCGGCATTATGTGCGACAAGAGTAACGTCGTTAGTTATTTCAATAATTCTTTTAGCTACTTCGTAAAACTTTGGAGCTCTTTTCAACATCGCATTGTTAATTCCAGTAAGCTTAACAACAAAAGGTTGTATTTCCTTTTCTGGGTTTACTAGGCTTGCAAATTGATCTACTATTTCATGTCCATCAAATTTATAAATGGCTATTTCAGTTATTCCTTCTTCGTTATACTTTCCACCAGTGGTTTCTACATCTACAATTGCGTACAATATTCTATTTTTAAATATGATTTCTTTTCACAAAATTTATGCGAAAGCTAATAAAAAAAGCCATGTCTTATACATGGCTTTGTGTAACTTATAAAGAGACTTATTAAATTTTTGCTCCATAAATTTTATCATACAGATCTTGATACCTGGCTTTGATATTCCTACGTTTCAATTTGAGTGTAGGAGTGAGGTGCTCTGCTTCAATAGTCCAAAGTTCTGGTGTGATTTCAAACATTTTTACTCGTTCCCATTTACCAAACTTCTCATTATGTTCTTCGATCTCTCTTTGATATCTTTCTATAACTCGCTCGTTGCTGCAAAGGTCTTTCCAGTCTTTATAGGTTATTTCTTTACGCTCTGCCCATTCTTCTAGGAATTCAAAGTTAGGCTGGATAAAAGCAGCTGGCATTTTCTCACCTTCACCTATAACCATGATCTGTTCAATGAAACGACTTTGTTTCATTGTATTTTCTATAAGTTGTGGAGCTACGTATTTACCACCAGAAGTTTTAAACATTTCCTTTTTGCGATCGGTAATTTTTAAGAATCCATCTTTATCAATTTCTCCTATATCACCAGTGTGGAAATATCCGTTTTCATCAATAGCCTCATTAGTTTTCTCTTCATCTTTATAGTAGCCTATCATACGTTGCGGTCCATTAATGATGATTTCTCCGTCTTCTGCTATTTGTACGTCTGTATTTGCAATGAGTTTACCTACAGTACCTATTCTAAAACCACCATCTCGCATATCGTTTACAGAAATTACAGGACTGGTCTCCGTCAGTCCATAACCTTCCATTACAGGAACGCCAGCTGCATTAAATACTCTCGCTAGTCTAGGCTGTAAAGCAGCGCTACCACTAGCAATTGCTAGCAAGTTGCCACCTAAGGCTTCCTGCCATTTAGAGAAGATGAGTTTTTTTGCAAGTCCTAACTTTTTCTCGTACCACCAGCCGTTTGCACCGTAAGGTTCCCATTCTAATCCAAGCTCAACAGCCCAGAAGAATAATTTTTTCTTGATTCCAGTTAGATCAGTTCCTTTGGCTATAATTTTATCATATACCTTTTCTAGTAATCTTGGTACTGCACTCATTACCTCAGGTGACACTTCTTTTAAATTGTCAGAAATTGTTTCTAAAGACTCTGCAAAGTAAATACCAGTTCCAGTGTATACATATAAGTATTGTAACATGCGTTCATAGATATGACATACTGGTAAAAAGCTCAATGCTTTTGATTTACCTTTTACAATAGGAAGTCTTAGCTCACAAGTCATTGCATTACTAGCGATGTTTTTATGAGATAGCATTACACCTTTAGGTCTACCAGTCGTTCCAGATGTGTAAATAAGAGTTGCAAGATCTTCAACGTCAATTGAGGCCATGATTTTCTCTAATTCTTCTTGATTGCTCGCATCTTTTCCTAGCTCCTTTACATCATTCCAGCTTCTACATCCTGCAATATCATTAAACGAGTACACTTCCTTTAAGGAAGCAACCTGATCTTTGATGCTCATTACTTTATCATAAACCTCTTGATCTGATACAAAAACGTATTTGGATTCACTATGATTTAACACATAGGCATAATCTTCCTCAGATATGGTAGGATAAATAGGTACATCTTGCGCACCTGTTTGCATTATCCCTATATCCATTATATTCCACTCAGTTCTATTAGTAGTAGAGATAATCGCTATTTTATCGTTTTTTTGAACTCCTAGTCTTAATAGACCTCTTGAAACGGCATTTGCCTGGTCAACAAAGGATTTAGTAGAAGTTTTAACCCATTCACCTTGAACTTTTGAAACAAGAGCATCTTCACGAGGGAATGTCTCTAGCTGATAATGAGGGAAATCAAAAAGTCTTTTATACTGCATATTCAAATTTTTCGTAATTGCAAAGTAGTG is drawn from Nonlabens dokdonensis DSW-6 and contains these coding sequences:
- a CDS encoding T9SS type B sorting domain-containing protein, whose product is MKKLLLLTFLFIPILTFAQLEAAWWFFGDNASVDFNSGAPMAAPAGSLATAEGCSAISDECGILQMYSDGTTVWDRNGNPMPNGTGLSGNSSSAQSAIIIPDLGASDRYFVITISQFAGLNYSIVDMSLRAGLGDVVPGRRDILIQQNTQEKVTATLSDDGTFYWILTFEDGGVYSAYPAAGGIILSSRGVDSTLPPTSTLTDDRGYIRLSPDGSKVANTSVTPAGTAYLAEFNNATGIVSNPIALTTSNNAIANFYGAEFSPNSELIYLNANSSPNGNGCNNAVNREILQYNINSGGGWNSTPFVFAANGAQNSERGALQLGIDGKIYHARACQPWLGVVRSPDAVGAAAGYTDDGLALNNNSREGLPPFITSFFEPSFSSFEAMSGGGGGTSRNQVNFCDQTPIQFEASTSDFCVTTTVSWNFGDGSPLVTTVNPIHTFPGPGVYTVTLTARNGGFRFIASSDITIYANPIANPVADVFLCDSDGDGIESRDLDLVETPQVLDMQTNPDFVVSYHLTQNAADNNVNPITLPYDFPIGTTPVYVRITNDENATSRLCFDSITFDVVVASGAGATRPTDLVNCDDDNNGFSVFDITSTEPEVLGGLPASAFTISYHTSAIDASTGASPIMNPATYTNATINTERIYIRLADNSPSGCTSTTEVDLFVWDTPTANTVMDIAVCDDLNDNSEDILLTDFDTEVLNGQTNPDYVITYHLTQAEADTGANDQVSPFNLTGTTTFFARIDNSNNEPCFDTTSFTVELNPVPVANPVATYRLCDDISNNNSEVFDLVSRNPEVLLGQVPADFNIEYFTTQAEADQGSVGGATPVSNMYSSGGQTMYVRIENNANRSCHSTTFFDIIVDDLPVEAPVVDLMLCDDDTNDGSEDINLSTRFDALIYNGQSMATFDVTYHATRADADAGTPVLTSPYTVVSGSNSIFARLTNPANTSCYAVTPINVILNEQAVANTVAEYRICDDSSNDSLEDFDLSTRNTDVLLGQNPANFTIEYFTSQADADLGSVGGATPLPTIYNSGSTTLFVRIETNSNSSCYDTEMFDIFVDALPRAGTPTDIIVCDDPSNDGTENVDLSQFDMTILDGQTNPSFNVTYHATQTDADNNASPLASPYTVTSATPNIFARIDNADNDTCYTTTTFRFVISPTPTANAVQDMITCDDPSNDGSEVFDLTMANAQVLAGQTPSDFTITYHTTSNGAMTGMGTDQITNDTAYASSTTTPETIFVRIEAVANPVCADTTSFTLTVSEQPTAGTAIDLVGCDDISNDGFEEFDFTSQDASIYNGQSTADFNVTYHTSQADADNDTGALSFPYTNVSRAQTIYARIENASNQDCYDVSTFRIEVFARPTIANQGPYTICAGVPETIDAGPGYSSYLWSTGEMTQTIDVSSGDDYTVTVTNSDGCDSTATITVVESDVAVIERIDVGQFEVNTNTLTAIVTGSGDYEFSLDNFVYQDSQRFTNLYPGFYTIYVRDKNGCGTVSMDAVIIGGPPYFTPNQDGYHDTWQVIAVSEIPDASIYIFDRYGKLLKQISATGPGWDGTYNGNPMPSSDYWYLVELTDGRSFKGHFALKR
- a CDS encoding SAM-dependent methyltransferase codes for the protein MEGKGRLFLIPVTLGEISPLEVLPLSVKKVIEMVDHYVVENEKTARRFIKSICPSKSQPSLNFSVINKFTEVSELPSFLQACLEGKNMGLMSEAGVPGIADPGADVVAIAHEKGIRVQPLVGPSSILMAMMSSGLNGQNFAFNGYLPIDKQERRKKIKELENISLKQNQSQSFIETPYRNNKMIEELILSLNGKTKLCIACDISLPTEFIRTMTVDLWKKQIPDIHKRPAMFIIQG
- a CDS encoding exonuclease domain-containing protein, with amino-acid sequence MYAIVDVETTGGKYNEEGITEIAIYKFDGHEIVDQFASLVNPEKEIQPFVVKLTGINNAMLKRAPKFYEVAKRIIEITNDVTLVAHNAEFDHRMLRLEFERLGYDYQKPTLCTVELAQTLLPDQESFNLGKLTKALGIPITDRHRATGDALATVKLFKLLLQKDIDKNIISKSLKHHKPLKLQSNLKELLDDVPNSTGVFYIYNKNNEIIYISKSKNIKRRVTQLFTGSNGKSKAIQKQVSEVKYEKTGSQLISILKEYIEVRKHKPFLNGKPKKSNFSHGLYISKDQNENQQLNIKSVKSNPDYSISFSSYRSGLTFIEKQLEDIDIADAGKATDILIEKIENLYTLKNKSKIIVDRGREASERSVILIVNGKVLGYAYVNLRIQMTDVKMLKSLLTPLESSDQITHIISSYLIYKRVYQVIDL
- a CDS encoding AMP-dependent synthetase/ligase yields the protein MQYKRLFDFPHYQLETFPREDALVSKVQGEWVKTSTKSFVDQANAVSRGLLRLGVQKNDKIAIISTTNRTEWNIMDIGIMQTGAQDVPIYPTISEEDYAYVLNHSESKYVFVSDQEVYDKVMSIKDQVASLKEVYSFNDIAGCRSWNDVKELGKDASNQEELEKIMASIDVEDLATLIYTSGTTGRPKGVMLSHKNIASNAMTCELRLPIVKGKSKALSFLPVCHIYERMLQYLYVYTGTGIYFAESLETISDNLKEVSPEVMSAVPRLLEKVYDKIIAKGTDLTGIKKKLFFWAVELGLEWEPYGANGWWYEKKLGLAKKLIFSKWQEALGGNLLAIASGSAALQPRLARVFNAAGVPVMEGYGLTETSPVISVNDMRDGGFRIGTVGKLIANTDVQIAEDGEIIINGPQRMIGYYKDEEKTNEAIDENGYFHTGDIGEIDKDGFLKITDRKKEMFKTSGGKYVAPQLIENTMKQSRFIEQIMVIGEGEKMPAAFIQPNFEFLEEWAERKEITYKDWKDLCSNERVIERYQREIEEHNEKFGKWERVKMFEITPELWTIEAEHLTPTLKLKRRNIKARYQDLYDKIYGAKI